In Metopolophium dirhodum isolate CAU chromosome 7, ASM1992520v1, whole genome shotgun sequence, one genomic interval encodes:
- the LOC132948085 gene encoding frizzled-5: protein MCSAPTLVAAVLLAIAATAVCNMQPVAVTNTAAASAGAVAGVAAVPAAGRCEEITIPMCRGIGYNMTSMPNQLNHETQEEAGMEVHQFWPLVEINCSADLKFFLCSVYTPICIEEYQRPLQACRSVCERARDGCLPVMQRYGFVWPEKMQCDKLPVHGGPELCMAQDVYEQHQHVPVKPTKKPTASLANKCKPGSRAKGCEKYAFGGGGVGDEDGCECKCRPPLVAIDRESVRYNRSGVSVAGVDNCAMPCRAVLFTDEEKDFASTWIALWSSICCVTTLMTLTTYTIDTQRFKYPEKPIVFLSGCYLMVSLGYLIRVYAGHDAVACEPDGSVKYNASGPTPCTLVFLLLYFFGMASSIWWVILAFTWFLAAGLKWGNEAIASYSQYFHLAAWLIPTVKSLGVLVMSAVDGDAFAGVCYVGNQNPDNLKMFVLAPLVVYLALGISFLLGGFVSLFRIRNVIKQQVGRSKADKLEKLMIRIGVFSVLYTVPASVVIGCHYYEARYMPDRVAHLACPCSEPDPDTKPVYTMLMLKYFMTLVMGVTSGVWIWSGKTVGSWKRLSRRLFGGGGVGSGGGGGRMSKGGPNPVLVNPGKQRKQLQYMPAPSVPGSTLPSSHHLAPSSSLHHHIIKQAPLSHV from the coding sequence ATGTGCTCAGCGCCGACACTAGTGGCGGCCGTGTTGTTAGCGATCGCGGCCACCGCCGTCTGCAACATGCAGCCGGTGGCCGTGACGAacacggcggcggcgtcggcgggGGCTGTGGCCGGTGTGGCGGCCGTGCCGGCGGCGGGGCGCTGCGAAGAGATCACCATACCGATGTGCCGGGGCATCGGGTACAACATGACGTCGATGCCTAACCAGCTAAACCACGAGACGCAGGAGGAGGCCGGCATGGAGGTGCATCAGTTCTGGCCACTGGTCGAGATCAACTGTTCGGCGGACCTCAAGTTTTTCCTGTGTTCCGTGTACACACCCATTTGCATCGAAGAGTACCAGCGGCCACTGCAGGCGTGCCGGAGCGTGTGCGAACGGGCCCGGGACGGGTGTCTGCCGGTCATGCAGCGGTACGGGTTTGTGTGGCCTGAGAAGATGCAGTGCGACAAGCTGCCGGTGCACGGCGGCCCGGAACTGTGCATGGCCCAAGACGTGTACGAGCAGCATCAGCACGTGCCAGTCAAGCCGACCAAGAAGCCGACTGCGTCACTGGCAAACAAGTGCAAGCCGGGTAGCAGGGCCAAGGGATGCGAGAAGTATGCGTTCGGCGGCGGTGGTGTTGGCGACGAGGACGGGTGCGAGTGCAAGTGCCGGCCGCCGCTAGTAGCCATCGACAGGGAATCGGTTCGGTACAACCGCAGTGGCGTGTCCGTGGCGGGCGTGGACAACTGCGCGATGCCCTGCCGGGCCGTGCTGTTCACCGACGAAGAGAAGGATTTCGCGTCCACCTGGATCGCCCTGTGGTCGAGCATATGTTGCGTCACCACGCTGATGACACTCACCACGTACACCATCGACACTCAGCGTTTCAAGTATCCGGAAAAGCCGATCGTGTTCCTGTCCGGTTGCTACCTGATGGTCAGCCTCGGGTACCTGATCCGAGTGTACGCAGGCCACGACGCGGTCGCCTGTGAGCCCGACGGTTCCGTCAAGTACAACGCGTCCGGGCCCACGCCGTGCACGCTTGTGTTCCTGTTGCTCTACTTCTTCGGCATGGCCTCGTCCATCTGGTGGGTCATACTGGCGTTCACATGGTTCCTGGCAGCTGGTCTCAAGTGGGGAAACGAGGCGATCGCGTCCTACTCACAGTACTTCCACCTGGCCGCTTGGCTGATACCCACCGTCAAGTCGCTTGGCGTGCTGGTCATGTCGGCCGTCGACGGGGACGCGTTCGCTGGCGTATGTTACGTGGGCAACCAGAACCCGGATAACCTTAAAATGTTCGTCCTGGCGCCGCTTGTCGTCTACCTGGCGCTGGGAATATCGTTCCTGTTGGGCGGGTTTGTTTCGCTGTTCCGCATCCGAAACGTCATCAAGCAGCAGGTGGGCCGAAGCAAGGCGGACAAACTGGAAAAGCTCATGATCCGGATCGGCGTGTTCAGCGTTTTGTACACCGTGCCCGCATCTGTCGTCATCGGATGCCACTACTACGAGGCCCGGTACATGCCTGACCGTGTGGCTCACCTGGCGTGCCCGTGCTCCGAACCGGACCCGGACACCAAGCCGGTGTACACCATGCTCATGCTCAAATACTTCATGACGCTGGTGATGGGTGTCACGTCAGGCGTGTGGATATGGTCTGGTAAGACGGTTGGCTCGTGGAAGCGCCTGTCCCGTCGGCTGTTTGGTGGTGGTGGGGTCGGTAGTGGAGGCGGTGGCGGCCGTATGTCTAAGGGCGGCCCCAACCCGGTGCTCGTCAATCCAGGCAAACAACGCAAGCAGCTGCAGTACATGCCCGCACCGTCTGTTCCAGGTAGTACGCTGCCCTCGTCCCACCACCTGGCCCCATCGTCCAGCCTGCACCACCACATTATCAAACAGGCGCCGCTTAGCCACGTATGA